DNA sequence from the Juglans microcarpa x Juglans regia isolate MS1-56 chromosome 5S, Jm3101_v1.0, whole genome shotgun sequence genome:
GCCTGCTATTGTTCCAAAAGGTCCCATTGCCATCTTTGGTTTGGTAATTGTTGGGAATGGCATTGATACGTTCTTTCTGAACCAAACATGTAATTTCCAGGATTGTACTCATATTATTCTAAATGTTTCAGGGTGGTGGAACTACTGCTCGGCTAATGCTTGACTTGTGGCCTTCATTGCAACTTGATGGCTGGGAGATTGATGGAATTATAAGGAACCCCTAAGTATCTTTTCCAgtagacttatatatatatatatatatatatatatatatatatattatgaaaaatgatgatTTCCATCATGATCTGGTTTCTTCCTAATAAATTAACTTCATTTTGTATGAAATCTGTATTTTGCTTTTCTATAGGTCTATTGTTGGTCTTGCAATGTGTCAGTTAGATGGTTACTGTcagtaatatatttttagatttgagacCCCCAAAGACCAGTGAACTTACTAATTAAAAAGTTacttgaggctatatatataaatatatatacacattcggGACCAACTTCAATCTCAAAATGCTTTAAATTACTTTTCTCTTCAACTAATTTTCAAGAGGGAGCCTAGAGGAAACTCATTGCAATGTGCTAGTTATACCACCCAGAAACTCTGATAATTGGAAGGCATTGGATTGTTTTTCATGTAGTTTTTTCAATATCTTGATAAAGAGCACATATTTGCATACCACATACATCTATAAACTTCTACAAATTTTCAGTACCTTTGATCAATTGTTATCTACAGTAGTCATAGGAAAAAGGAAgttgcaataattttttatggttaTAACGGTTGGTGTTGTATAGTGTTCTGTCAACGTAGAAGGAATGCCATCTTTATTACAATGGTCTCAAGTGTTTTAACTCTTAACCAAATCCAAATATATTCTTTCTCTAGTACCATATCTGTATCATTTAAATGCTTCAAGCTTTTTGTTCCCAAGGTGACTACATccttacatgattttttttttttttcattagttgATCGATAAAGCAAGAGAATATCTTGGGCTGTCATATCTTGAGAAACATACTGTAGCTGGTGGCATCCTTAATGTTCATATCGGTGATGCCCTTTCACAATCAGTTAATGTGTCTGAAGGATATGCTGGTAAGATCCTTGTCCGCCTAGCTTTTTGTATTTCCTAGCTCACCTCCTGCTGTTTCATTTTAACACTGTTGGATGGGTTGTACGCCTTCTTGGTAGTGTCTCTTGACCTCTTTACTTGTCtcatagaaaggaaaaaataatggTGAAGGaggattttcttttgcaatccatatataattttcaagtcTTTTTATTCCACTTCCATCTCAAGAAAagtctatattttacttatttcgTCCATGAGGaaggtttttgttttggtttcacTAATATGTGCTTGCAACAATGTCAGGCATTGTAATTGACTTGTTTTCTGAAGGAAAAGTATTGCCACAGTTGCAAGAGGTACACATCTCATTTGTTACATAAAAATTGGGCCTTGGTTTTTGAAATAATGTTTTGGTCTCTGATGCTCAATGTTACCAGTTTTCAAACAAGgcattttgtttataaatatgtattatgCGGTCAGTAACTGAGTGAGAATTTTGTTTCAATTGGTGCAAAGTCTaactaaaatagataaatacagaacaaattatataatactattttGGCGGAACAATTTTGATGATTTCAATTCAAAAactagttattatttttttcactttttcatattctcaagtTGTTCCATCAATAATGTTAACAAAAACATCTTTTTTAACATATGTAATCAGATCGTTTGGTTACGCAACTGATTCTTTACAATgctatcaaaattatctctcCCAATGCatgtaatctctctctcatctttttctttctttaatgaaCCCACGCGAGTTGAGAGTGGACAGGGCCATTTTTTGGAGGGGCCCACTTAAGATTAATATTCAGAAATAGGAATTTTAAATGGGAGTAGTTAAAGAATGAACCAGAGTGTTGCAGTAGTTggaatcactttttttttccaacatatAGTACTACTTCTAAGTAAATGAATTTTACTTTTGCTCTATGTGAAAAAATTTCACCCACTAGAGATAATGTGGCTCTGCCAATATATGCAGTTCTAGATCAAAGATTGTGGAAAGTTTTAATCATACGCTTCACTGTGATCATTTTGTGTTTTGAGCCAAGTTTCTACACTGCATTATCCTTTGCCGTATATGATTGCCTACACCTTAAGTTTTTTCTTGTCATCCACAGCGATTGATTGGCATATTTTTTTCCACATACACTGTTGATTATTCCTTGTGTGAGTGTCTTTGGCAGGTCAATACTTGGTTAGAATTGACTGATAGATTGATGCCCAAGGGTTGTCTCATGGTGAACTGCGGTGGCATCAATGAAGTATCTGTTGTGACAGATGGAGTGCCTCGTCCTGAGACTTCTTCAATTGATGGCCACTGAGTGCAAAATTCTACTATCCAGGCACTACTGAAAGCATTTCCGGAACAAGTAGGGATTCTtccattgaaaatattatgttcaTTTCATTACTCATGTTTCTGCATCTACTCtgcatactatttttttattacttatataaaaaaaatgtttctgcATCTACTCTTTCTTCAAGAGTTATGTAAAAATAGTATCTCCCTTCTCTAATTAATACTGTTGTCATTGGATATGATCTTCATTACTACTCATATGCATGATCTTCATTATTGCTCATGCATTGATCCCCTGCCTTATGTACAATGTTTTCAAATTGTCCCTGTTCTGCTTGCTTCATCCCTACAAAAGAGACTTCAAGAAATTGCAATCCCAAACAGCCTAAGAATGGagactttttaattaaaaattccaAAACGTCCTTAAAGTAGTAAagattaatttcaaaataataatgataataataataatagcacAAGAGATTGAAATCCCTTATTGGAGATGTACAAGTTAGTTGCATGtgtatttctgtttttttataGTTGAGATGTACTCTGGTTCTCATTTTTATGCCCCCCTTCCCCTCTCcatacataatttgatttttcttgttattaatatcCAGTGTAGCCTTTATGTCAACAGAAAGCTcatggttttgaaatttgacCATTACAGTTGAGCTGGAAGAGAATGCCTAAAAGGGATGGTGAAAATTATCTTGCACTAATGCATTGGGTAATTAATGTAGATTACAGAGTTAATCCAAAAACCATAGCACTTATAATATGAAAACTGGAGTAGGAGTTCTTGGATCAGTACAATTTATCACTAGCTAATCCAAAACCGTGGCATCTAATAAATCAGTCATTTCTATCTTTAAAAAGCTCTAGATAAAATCACTTTTTGTGGAGTTAAGTGCAGTGGATTAGACCATGAACATTATAGGTGATTGCAATTGCAAAAATAATGGACAAAGCACGAATTATATGtcatcttttgttttccttAGTTTTGAACAATAGAATGGATatatgtttgataaaaaaagatgaagtaCAACTTGGGTATAGTTTATCAGGATTAATTTTGTGgaattgtttttcctttttttttttaattttttgaaatatcttTTCCGGCGACTAAATTTCGCCGGAAATAAGTTTTtgtacacaaaatatatttccGGCGATTATATATCGCAGGAAATACAGTTTATCAGCACCATATGGTATTTGCGGCGAATATTATTCACTGCAAAAAAGATTTCGCAGCGATTTAACTAAGCCGTTGGAATAAATCTCACATTAGCGGCGATTTTTACAACGCTGGTATTGATCTATACCGGCGCACTATTATCGCCACAATTGTTAAATCGCTGTAATTAATCTTTCCCAACGATTAACAATTAAATCGATCCTGCAATTGCGGCGATCAAATGTACTTTTTGCAGCGAATAAAAATCGCTGGGAAAGAAAATCTTTGCCAACGATTTTTGACTTTCGTTGAAGTAGATCAAAAGTGGGGCTTTAATACCGGCGAACTtccagcgatttataaatcgctgggATAGGTGAGAGGCGGcgattttgttggttttgccaGAGAAAGTGAATCGCTGGTAAAGATGATTCCCCTTGTAGTGGGAATCTATTACCTATGAAATAAAACATGTACATCACGAATCATGATGTGGGAGTGATGAATTGTGAGGGTCATCCAAATATACGTAAATAAATGATTCTATGAAGATATAGatattcaaatataatatatttgggTATtactatatgaaaaattctatcgATCATCAATCCTAAACTACACACTTgttaaggaaaataaagaaaaaaataaaaaaataaaaactcacatCAACATGTATGTAATATAGAactgatgagtagaagaactcataCCATATATAGTCTTAGagtatataagttttgtttactcgttttgaaaaaaatggattctattattaaaaaataaattttttttatttatgtaatttttacaaaatgaatGCACGAAATTTGCATAACCTAtaagattatataaataatttctcaaaaGATTTTATGAAATTGAATTTAGAGTACAATCTATTtattaaagagaaattctatattAAAGCCTTACACTATACACATTCAATAtctaatcaatatgtgatttgtcatttttatcattctatcttaatgtttaaatatatgtgagtttaaataaaatgacaaatcatatcTTAGTTAGGTGaaagtgtgtggtgtaaaacttttttatagcatttctctttttttaaatatatatatatatatatacacacacatatttcGTGCGTTCAAACTTCATGCTTGTCCTTTACCACCACATCCAACTTTTTGCTATATTACGTTAGTGTTGTGGGTCAAATTTAATAGTCACTATAGCATGagcaaaaggaataaaaaaaaaaaaaaaaaatcttccatgTGAACACTCTCTCTTCTCTAGATTTTGGCTTATATCgaactctcttattttctttcttctcgcGTGTTCTTCCTCTCCAACAGCAGTTTatgtttcgttttttttttttttttttttccttcatttttttctattcttcctTACTTCCTACCGTGATTTGGTTGCAACACTTTTTTGAGggctataatattattactaattaacatataatcaGTATAATggcaaaatatgataaaataaaataaaaatttaaaacaaaataaattaatattagttttttattatataaagaatatatagataattcaatataaaaattagatatGAATGAAAGAAACAAACATAAGTTTATGTCATATTAGTTAAAACTTGTGTTTGGCGTTAGTTATGCCAACAAGTGCTCTACACGTTCGAGTTTTGGCAGCTAGAGAAacgtttttttaatgatatgataaggatcctCGTTATGTATGTTTCGGTTTCGTGTCGGATGTAACCACAGTACTAGCTACAACCTTTTGTTCGTATACGTATCGAACATGTGGTGTTGAAGAAGTGCGGAAAAGTCGTCGTTTCATATAGTTTGGCAAGTAGCAAGTACTGGACAGCAATACTTAAGGAGACATGCATACACGTGGCTGTCCGCCATGCACTGATCTCATCATCGTTAACTAATAATTCCTAGCTAGCAACGAAACAAGGAAATTAAATTACTTCATTTCTTTAGATGTGGCCGAGATTCAATCTGTTTATGTGTGTGCAGTGTTTATCACATGACCGATGGCTCGACAacatcataattaataaataaatcatgaaCTTACCTAGTATACATATCCACTTTTGTCTTGTTTCGTCGACAACATTGCGTGTCTCTCTCGTAATCTCTTTGCATGCTCGATCAGATAGATAGTTATTCACGACTTGTGTCATGTACTGTATGTGGACATGAATGAAGCATGATCATAATAATAGTAACTATACATCTGCAactatttcataattaaaaaatataaattaagatacaatttaaatagtgaaataagataattttagataaaaattaaaaattaaataaaatattattttttaatattattattattttaaaatttaaaaaaattaaaatatttattatattttatagaaaaattttaaaaaaattataattataaaatataaatattttctcaattcaAACGAGTCTAATAGTAAATACTGGATTGGTTTATTATGTCATGACTCACAAAAAATTTCTAATTTGTCTAATTTTGATGTGCAAGTGGTTCAATGGTTAAATATTTCTACTGTCACCCCTTTAGCTCGCAGGTGTCATTTAGTGGTTTGGACGAAACCTCAGACTGGATGGTTCAAATTGAACACAGATGGCAGCAGCCTAGGCAATCCAGGCTTTTCTGGTGTGGGTGGTATCATTAGAGACGATCATGACAAACTGGTCCATACTTTTGCTTCCCATATTGGAGTTGGTTCTAACAACAAAACTGAATTACTAGCTCTTCTTCATGGTCTCAAGGTTTGCAtctc
Encoded proteins:
- the LOC121267388 gene encoding uncharacterized protein LOC121267388: MQDEFASLPAIVPKGPIAIFGLGGGTTARLMLDLWPSLQLDGWEIDGILIDKAREYLGLSYLEKHTVAGGILNVHIGDALSQSVNVSEGYAGIVIDLFSEGKVLPQLQEVNTWLELTDRLMPKGCLMVNCGGINEVSVVTDGVPRPETSSIDGH